Proteins encoded within one genomic window of Hevea brasiliensis isolate MT/VB/25A 57/8 chromosome 8, ASM3005281v1, whole genome shotgun sequence:
- the LOC110651397 gene encoding uncharacterized protein LOC110651397, with protein MHGFSTADGFVEITECLAEMIKYVANEPSAGLFYVQQHTQNAVPNLINLKNNIKEKSHETLLHTEDLEDSITVVRSMKDCGFPIADEMVRDIKTSLAMMSSKQPRRGLIHGPTSNFQMGTTISWGPSTWGQNGVRQESRTSSYFSSVFKTAKERASNFKWPQLDLKDSKPTPSEKLESYNNPSELVASASTGSSLPEMESDELRMSGEAADELKTEDEQVEMNLPPSNVLSLSENYDDFKADKEAKLEEWLGECGDSLDKLQDGK; from the coding sequence ATGCATGGATTCTCCACTGCTGATGGCTTTGTGGAGATAACTGAGTGCTTGGCGGAGATGATTAAGTACGTGGCAAATGAACCCTCAGCAGGGCTTTTCTATGTTCAGCAGCACACACAAAATGCCGTTCCCAATTTAATTAATCTCAAGAATAATATTAAAGAGAAGTCACATGAAACACTTTTGCACACTGAAGACTTGGAAGATTCTATCACCGTGGTGAGGTCAATGAAAGATTGTGGTTTCCCCATTGCTGATGAGATGGTTAGAGACATCAAGACATCTCTAGCTATGATGTCATCAAAACAACCAAGAAGAGGATTAATCCATGGCCcaacttcaaattttcaaatgGGAACAACTATCTCATGGGGACCGTCCACTTGGGGTCAAAATGGAGTCCGGCAGGAAAGCAGAACTAGTAGTTATTTTTCATCTGTATTTAAGACTGCAAAAGAAAGGGCCAGCAATTTCAAGTGGCCACAGCTTGATCTGAAAGATTCAAAACCAACTCCATCTGAGAAACTAGAGTCTTACAATAATCCATCGGAGTTGGTTGCATCTGCTAGCACTGGTTCATCTTTGCCTGAAATGGAATCTGATGAACTGCGCATGTCTGGTGAGGCTGCTGATGAGCTAAAAACGGAAGATGAACAAGTTGAGATGAACTTGCCACCTTCCAATGTATTGTCCCTATCAGAAAACTATGATGATTTCAAAGCTGATAAAGAAGCCAAACTGGAGGAGTGGTTGGGTGAGTGTGGTGACAGCCTAGATAAATTGCAAGACGGCAAGTGA
- the LOC110651903 gene encoding serine carboxypeptidase-like: MEKLTFCCVLLLSLVAISRAKFPDDHHHLPLPRSTFPSVQAGKLIRELNLFPAKDVNVLRDGDAALLDGSNRIVEKQFRFPNVVDDEFGGVSVEDLGHHAGYYKIANSHAARMFYFFFESRNSKKDPVVIWLTGGPGCSSELAMFYENGPFTIADNMSLVWNPYGWDKASNLLYVDQPIGTGFSFSSDIRDIRHNEQGVSNDLYDFLQAFFSEHPEFVNNEFYITGESYAGHYIPAFAARVHQGNKAKEGIHINLKGFAIGNGLTDPAIQYGAYTDYALDMGLIKQSDYNRINKVLPVCEMAIKLCGTDGTVSCMASYFVCNSIFSSILSRAGDINYYDIRKKCEGSLCYDFSNLEKFLNLKSVRDSLGVGDISFVSCSPTVYQAMLMDWMRNLEAGIPALLEDGIKLLVYAGEYDLICNWLGNSRWVHAMEWSGQKDFVASSEVPFEVDGSEAGVLRSHGPLAFLKVNNAGHMVPMDQPKASLEMLKRWTHGKLSEGTAYPEKLVSEM, translated from the exons ATGGAGAAACTGACTTTCTGTTGTGTGTTGCTTCTCTCTCTTGTCGCGATATCTCGTGCGAAATTTCCCGACGACCATCATCATCTCCCTCTTCCGAGATCGACATTCCCGTCCGTTCAGGCTGGGAAGCTGATTCGGGAGCTTAATCTCTTCCCGGCGAAGGACGTCAACGTCTTACGTGACGGCGACGCTGCTCTTCTTGATGGAAGCAATAGAATCGTCGAGAAGCAGTTTAGGTTTCCGAATGTCGTTGACGACGAGTTTGGTGGGGTTTCTGTGGAGGATTTGGGCCACCATGCCGGTTATTATAAGATTGCGAACTCCCACGCTGCCAG gatgttttatttcttctttgaGTCACGCAACAGCAAGAAGGACCCTGTTGTTATTTGGTTGACTGGAGGACCAGGGTGTAGCAGTGAGTTGGCAATGTTTTATGAAAATGGTCCTTTTACTATTGCAGACAACATGTCTCTTGTATGGAATCCGTATGGTTGGGACAAG GCATCAAATCTTCTGTATGTTGACCAACCTATTGGGACTGGATTCAGTTTTAGTTCTGATATACGTGACATTCGTCACAATGAGCAGGGAGTTAGTAATGACCTGTATGACTTCTTACAG GCCTTCTTTTCAGAGCATCCTGAATTTGTCAATAATGAATTTTACATAACTGGAGAATCATATGCTGGTCACTATATTCCTGCTTTTGCTGCTCGAGTTCACCAAGGAAACAAAGCCAAAGAAGGAATTCATATAAACCTTAAG GGATTTGCCATTGGCAATGGGCTTACTGATCCTGCAATCCAGTATGGAGCTTACACAGATTATGCTTTGGATATGGGATTAATTAAACAATCTGACTATAATCGTATAAACAAGGTGCTTCCAGTGTGTGAAATGGCAATCAAGCTTTGTG GCACTGATGGCACAGTCTCATGCATGGCCTCTTATTTTGTTTGCAACAGTATATTCAGTAGCATCTTGTCACGTGCTGGTGATATAAAT TACTACGATATCAGAAAGAAATGTGAGGGGAGCCTCTGCTATGACTTCTCAAACTTGGAGAAATTTCTGAACCTGAAATCAGTTAGGGATTCGCTTGGCGTTGGGGATATAAGCTTTGTGTCCTGTAGCCCTACAGTGTATCAGGCCAtgctgatggactggatgaggaatCTTGAAGCTGGCATTCCTGCTCTCCTTGAGGATGGAATCAAGTTGCTTGTGTACGCTGGAGAATATGATCTTATCTGTAACTGGCTCG GAAATTCAAGATGGGTTCATGCAATGGAATGGTCTGGTCAGAAAGATTTTGTGGCATCTTCTGAAGTTCCTTTTGAAGTTGATGGTTCAGAAGCGGGAGTCTTGAGAAGCCATGGACCTCTCGCTTTCCTCAag GTCAACAATGCAGGGCACATGGTTCCCATGGATCAACCCAAGGCTTCATTAGAGATGCTGAAGAGGTGGACTCATGGAAAACTGTCTGAAGGCACAGCTTATCCAGAAAAACTGGTTTCTGAGATGTAA
- the LOC110659803 gene encoding U11/U12 small nuclear ribonucleoprotein 31 kDa protein: MGRKNNSDSDEDETFYYRYSSAYSSAPPPPSSSLNPFKSNPKSNGSGGLAPSKSTLYVSNLDYSLTNSDLHTLFSTFGKIARVSVLKDRASRQSRGVAFIQFVSRNDALSAARQMDKKILNGRTLSASIAVDNGRAPEFIKKRIYKDKSRCYECGEIGHLSYECPRNQLGPRERPVAKRGRRGGDPGRREEEWGDEEVFEEENWASVVDGRADERLLSGGDSEMERKKVKKSSYFSDESDEEE, encoded by the coding sequence atgggtcGTAAGAATAACAGTGACAGCGACGAAGACGAAACTTTCTACTACCGCTACTCCTCAGCCTACTCGTCAGCCCCGCCACCGCCATCTTCCTCTTTGAATCCATTCAAATCAAACCCTAAATCCAACGGCTCAGGTGGTCTAGCTCCATCAAAATCTACCCTTTACGTCTCAAACCTCGATTATTCTCTCACCAACTCTGATCTCCATACTCTTTTCTCTACCTTCGGAAAGATCGCCCGCGTCAGCGTCCTCAAAGACCGAGCCTCCCGCCAATCACGCGGTGTTGCTTTTATTCAATTCGTCTCTCGAAACGATGCCCTCTCTGCGGCCCGCCAAATGGACAAGAAAATCCTCAACGGCCGTACCCTCTCCGCTTCTATCGCCGTTGATAATGGCCGCGCCCCGGAGTTCATTAAGAAAAGAATTTATAAGGATAAAAGTCGGTGTTATGAGTGTGGGGAGATTGGGCATTTGTCTTATGAGTGTCCGAGGAATCAGCTGGGGCCGAGGGAAAGGCCTGTAGCTAAGCGAGGTCGGAGAGGTGGGGATCCAGGGAGGAGGGAGGAAGAGTGGGGTGATGAGGAGGTGTTTGAGGAGGAGAATTGGGCGTCGGTGGTGGATGGAAGGGCGGATGAGAGGTTGCTGAGTGGTGGGGACAGTGAGATGGAGAGGAAGAAGGTGAAGAAATCGAGCTATTTTAGTGATGAGAGTGATGAGGAGGAGTGA
- the LOC110651396 gene encoding cuscuta receptor 1 gives MYSMLCRMAPKCVWMGVAMVLAEMRWCYGCWEQERIALLQLKPFFDSSLTLQNWADAEEGSDCCQWERVECSSTTGRVTQLSLNNTRDLISGKWYLNASLFLAFEELTSLYLMGNLILGCETEGFERLSARLSNLEVLDLSYNFFNESILPSLNGFSSLKSLNLGYNQFTLPIQAQDLPNFENLEDLFLDKISLNNSFLQRVRVMTSLKVLSLSGCGLTGLLPNAQGLCELINLQMLDVSNNDLRGTLPWCLVNLISLQQLDLSFNQFAGNISHSPLKNLTSLVDLKLSNNHFQIPFSLGPFFYHSNLRQINGQYNEIYVETELHSSPKFQLNSILLSGCGNCGPFPNFLYHQHDLQIVDLSNMTLKGSFPNWLLTNNTRLEVLHLVNNSLSGHLELPFHPHINLSELDISNNNFHNHIPLEIGSYFPKLIYLNMSKNGFDGSIPSSFGNMSSLEILDLSDNQLSGIIPELLAIGCFSLDTLILSNNNLQGHIFSEHFNLTKLWWLQLDGNNFSGRISNCLSTSSLSILDLRDNHLSGRIPGWIGNLSYLRDLVISNNHLEGPIPLEFCQLQYLEVLDLSKNNVSGNLPSCFRPSSIIHVYLSDNGIEGPMTNALSDGRFLTTFDLSNNRMTGRIPNWIGGLPALKFLLLKNNNFDGEIPLQMCHQFYRLSLIDLSHNNLSGPIPSCLTPDLSAEPPDPNDVSFLDPPFFPFFEPKRPLKFTTKHFSYSYQGKILRLMSGLDLSCNKLTGNIPSEIGYLSRSHVLNLSYNGFTGPIPSTFSNLEQIESLDLSYNNLEGNIPFQLTKLNYLSVFSVAHNNLSGMTPERTQQFATFDASSYEGNPYLCGLPLPKNCTSSTESLSWPRASAMDEDSGFLDMNVFYASFTVSYIFVLLGIFLVLCINPQWRHAWFYLIEMCISSCQYSVVSNMPKLFCHGNK, from the exons ATGTATTCAATGTTGTGTAGGATGGCGCCAAAGTGTGTGTGGATGGGAGTTGCAATGGTGTTAGCAGAGATGAGGTGGTGTTATGGTTGTTGGGAGCAAGAGAGAATTGCTCTCTTACAGCTTAAGCCTTTCTTCGATAGTTCTCTCACTCTGCAAAACTGGGCAGATGCAGAGGAGGGCTCAGACTGTTGTCAATGGGAAAGGGTCGAGTGCAGTAGCACCACAGGGAGAGTGACCCAACTCTCTTTAAATAATACAAGGGATTTGATTTCTGGGAAGTGGTATCTTAATGCCTCTCTGTTTCTTGCTTTTGAAGAATTGACTAGTCTCTACTTGATGGGGAACTTAATACTGGGTTGTGAGACTGAAG GTTTTGAAAGATTATCAGCAAGATTGAGCAATTTGGAGGTTCTTGATTTGAGTTACAATTTCTTTAATGAAAGCATACTGCCTTCTTTGAATGGATTTTCATCTCTCAAATCTCTAAATCTTGGATATAATCAGTTTACACTACCAATTCAAGCACAAG ACTTGCCTAATTTTGAGAATTTGGAAGATTTGTTCTTGGACAAGATTTCACTCAACAATAGCTTTCTTCAAAGAGTTAGAGTGATGACTTCTCTAAAGGTTTTATCACTGTCTGGTTGTGGACTAACTGGCTTATTGCCAAATGCTCAAG GACTCTGTGAATTGATAAATCTTCAAATGCTAGATGTCAGCAACAATGATCTCCGGGGTACCTTGCCCTGGTGTTTGGTTAATTTGATATCCCTTCAACAATTAGATCTCTCTTTCAATCAATTTGCTGGAAATATCTCCCACTCTCCCCTTAAGAATCTTACTTCTCTTGTGGACCTAAAACTTTCAAACAATCACTTCCAAATACCATTCTCATTAGGTCCATTTTTTTACCATTCAAACCTCAGGCAAATCAATGGTCAGTATAATGAAATATATGTGGAAACAGAGTTGCATTCATCCCCCAAATTCCAGTTAAATTCCATCCTTCTGtctggttgtggaaattgtggaCCCTTTCCCAACTTTCTCTATCATCAACATGACCTGCAAATAGTTGATCTCTCAAATATGACATTGAAAGGGAGTTTTCCAAACTGGTTGTTAACAAACAACACAAGGTTGGAAGTACTTCATCTAGTAAATAATTCTCTTTCAGGACATTTGGAGCTTCCATTTCATCCTCATATTAATCTGTCGGAATTAGATATTTCCAATaataatttccacaatcacattccCTTGGAGATTGGATCATATTTcccaaaattgatatatttaAACATGTCCAAAAATGGTTTTGATGGTAGCATCCCCTCTTCCTTTGGCAATATGAGCTCTTTAGAGATTTTAGACTTATCTGACAATCAGCTGTCCGGGATCATACCTGAACTCTTAGCCATTGGTTGTTTCTCGTTAGATACCCTTATATTGTCAAACAACAATTTGCAAGGTCACATATTCTCTGAACATTTTAACTTGACAAAGTTGTGGTGGCTGCAATTGGATGGAAATAACTTCAGTGGAAGGATCTCCAATTGCTTGTCCACGAGCTCTTTGTCAATTCTGGATCTCAGAGATAACCATCTCTCTGGAAGGATCCCAGGGTGGATAGGCAATTTATCATATTTGAGGGACTTGGTCATTTCGAATAATCATCTTGAAGGTCCTATTCCACTGGAATTTTGCCAACTCCAGTATCTTGAAGTTTTGGACCTTTCAAAGAACAATGTCTCTGGTAATTTACCATCTTGCTTTAGGCCTTCATCAATAATACACGTTTACTTGTCTGATAATGGGATAGAAGGGCCTATGACAAATGCACTTTCCGACGGTCGTTTCCTAACTACGTTTGATCTTAGCAATAACCGTATGACTGGTAGAATTCCAAATTGGATTGGTGGGCTTCCTGCATTGAAATTTCTTCTCCTGAAGAATAACAATTTTGATGGTGAGATCCCACTTCAAATGTGTCATCAGTTCTACCGATTAAGTTTGATAGATCTTTCTCACAACAACCTTTCCGGTCCCATTCCTTCTTGTCTTACACCTGATCTTTCTGCTGAGCCTCCAGATCCTAATGATGTTAGCTTTTTGGATCCACCCTTCTTTCCCTTCTTTGAACCAAAAAGGCCTTTAAAATTTACAACAAAACATTTTTCCTATTCTTACCAGGGGAAAATTCTACGGCTTATGTCTGGACTTGATCTCTCATGCAATAAACTGACAGGCAACATTCCCTCTGAAATTGGATACTTGAGTAGGAGCCACGTGCTAAATCTCTCATACAATGGCTTTACAGGTCCAATCCCTTCAACATTTTCAAATCTAGAGCAAATTGAGAGCTTAGATCTTTCCTACAACAACTTGGAGGGGAATATCCCTTTTCAGCTTACCAAGTTAAACTATTTGTCAGTTTTTAGCGTGGCACACAACAACCTATCTGGAATGACACCTGAAAGAACTCAACAATTTGCAACATTTGATGCAAGTAGCTATGAGGGAAATCCTTACCTCTGTGGATTGCCATTGCCAAAAAATTGCACTTCATCTACTGAATCATTATCTTGGCCTAGAGCTTCAGCAATGGATGAAGATAGTGGTTTTCTTGACATGAATGTATTCTATGCGAGTTTCACAGTTTCTTACATATTTGTGCTACTAGGAATCTTCTTAGTTCTGTGCATAAATCCTCAATGGCGACATGCATGGTTTTATCTAATTGAAATGTGCATTAGCTCTTGCCAGTACTCTGTTGTAAGCAATATGCCTAAGCTATTCTGTCATGGAAACAAATAG
- the LOC110651904 gene encoding uncharacterized protein LOC110651904 encodes MAFALGFSTNCCLKSFAFSVPSVSSNPFVVSQISTVFPSYSSSVSVKNATHQVKLHHPPRASAEGIPSELIEDSKFVPLNADDPVYGPPALLLMGFELDEALKIRQLLKELGGEFLQVIFCTEDMIPQSLWEAMHTSQPNLETVQIAKSLPRICILSGLSGEEMMMFIDAFPETGLEAAAFAALVPNSANKPLQELIDEIMGDHEMLTGKQPSSS; translated from the exons ATGGCGTTTGCTCTTGGGTTCTCGACAAACTGTTGTTTGAAATCTTTTGCATTCTCGGTTCCTTCGGTTTCATCAAACCCTTTCGTTGTTTCACAAATATCTACAGTTTTtccttcttattcttcttctgtATCAGTGAAGAATGCAACCCATCAAGTGAAGCTCCATCATCCACCAAGAGCATCAGCTGAAG GGATTCCCAGCGAGTTAATTGAAGATTCAAAGTTTGTTCCTTTAAATGCTGATGACCCTGTATATGGTCCACCT GCTTTGTTGTTGATGGGCTTTGAATTGGACGAGGCACTGAAG ATTCGGCAGCTACTAAAAGAGTTGGGTGGTGAATTTTTACAG GTTATTTTTTGTACTGAAGACATGATTCCCCAGTCACTTTGGGAAGCAATGCATACAAGTCAACCAAATTTGGAAACAGTGCag ATAGCAAAGTCGTTGCCACGGATTTGCATCTTGTCCGGCCTTAGTGGGGAAGAGATGATGATGTTCATCGATGCTTTTCCAGAGACTG GTCTAGAAGCAGCTGCATTTGCCGCTCTTGTTCCCAACAGCGCTAATAAACCACTGCAGGAATTAATAGATGAAATCATGGGGGACCATGAAATGCTG ACAGGAAAACAACCCAGCTCATCATAG